In Hyphomicrobium denitrificans 1NES1, the genomic stretch GGTGGAATTTACTTCCGTCGTGTTGCCCGTCCCGCATGGCGCTACAAACGCTCCCGACTGAAAAACGGGTTCCCGCGTAGCCCATTTCAGACGCGCGGCCAAGAGCGCGAAAGGCCCACCAAATTCTTCGGCGGCGCCTTAATTCAGCCGCGTGTCGGCGCTGCGACGCGACTTTGAGCTGCCGGAATCTCCGACTTCATCCCGTCCGGTTTGCCGACGACCGTGACGATGAGATCATCAGGTTTCAGGAGACGCGCCGCGACGCGTTTGGCATCCGCCAGCGTCACCGCGTCGATCATCTTATTACGGTTCTCGACATAGTCCGGACCGAAACCCTCCTGCATCAACCCCAAGAGCTGCGACGCAATCTTGGAGTTCGTGTCGAAGCGTAGCGCATAGGAGCCGGTGAGATACGATTTGGCGGCATTGAGATCGGCTTCCGTCGGTCCGTTCTCGGCCATCTTCTTCATCTCGTTGCGGATGATGTTGAGGCTATCCCCCATCGACGCGTTCTTGGTGGCAACGCTGCCGACGAGGATCGAGGTGTATCTGTCGGGCTGAATGTAGGTGTAGACCGAATAGGCAAGACCGCGCTTCTCGCGCACCTCCTCCATCAGCTTGGCGGAAAAACCGCCGCCGCCGAGGATGTGGTTGACGACGAAAGCAGCCATGAAGTCCGGGTCTTTGCGCGGCATGGCGCCGAGGCCGAAAACAGCGACCGACTGAGGAACGCCCATCTCGACAACGCACTGGCTGCCACCCGTCAGCGGCTGCACCTTGGCGACCGGGAAAAGATCGGCCTTGGCGGGGAGCCCTCCGAACACATCGTCGATGAGCTTTCCAAGCTCAGCGGGCGAGATGTCGCCGACAGCGACGACCTTCAGGTTATCCCGCGCAAAGATGCGCTTGTGGTAGGCGACGAGATCGTCGCGTTTTATTTTCGAGACGGTTTCCACAGTGCCGCTCGAAGGGCGCGCGTAAGGATGACCTGCGAAAGCTTGCGCATACCATTCGCGCATCGCGACCTTGCTCGGGTCCTTATCGGCATAAATGATATTGGCTATCAGCTGCTGTCGGATACGTTCGACGGCATCGTCGTCGAAGCGTGGTTTCTGCACCGAAAGTTTCAGAAGCTCAGCGGCCTTATCGCGATTGGCGGTCAACGTCTCGAACGAGCCGTAAAGCGAGTCCTTCGTATCGTCGTACCTCATGCGCATGGAGATATCTTCCATACGCTCCTGATACTCTTCCGACGTCAGATTGCCGGCGCCTTCGTCCATCATCGCGGTGATGAAATTCGCGACGCCCGCCTTGCCCTCGGGGTCCTGGCTGTTACCGCCATCGAAGGCGTATCTCAGCGAAATGAGGGGGACGCTGTGCTCTTCGACGAGCCAGGCATGGATGCCGCCCGGCGATGTGATCTGCTGAATGTTCATTGCTGCTGCCGGACGACTGAAGGATAGAAACGCGAAGGACGTCAACATCGCCAAAGCTACAGCGATGTTGTGGCGTGCCACGGCGCGAACGACCGTAGCAGTCTCACGAGAGAGGGTCTGCATCGAAATCACCTCAATTCGCTATTTGCGGAGGGAGGAGGCACGTCTTCCGCCTGCGCGACGCCGCTTTGATCGGGTATCAGATAGCCCGTCACCGACGCCTTGAGATTGAAGTATTCGCCCGCGACCTTCTTCACGTCATCTGCCGTCACCTTGGAAATGGCTGCGGGCCAACCCTCGACGTCGGCGACAGTGCGACCGATCGCGAGGTTCCATCCATAACGGCGCGCTAAAGTCGCCTGATTGTCGCTCTCGTAAATGTAGTCTGCGAGATAACTGCGCTTTGCACGCGCGAGCTCCGCTTCGGTCACGCCGTTCTTTACGACGTCGGCGATAACATCGTCGATTGCGGCTTCGACCTTCGGCAGCGGGACGCCATCGGCAGCAACCGCGTAAAGCGAAATGGTGCCGCTGTCGAGACTGGAACCGGAATAATCGCCGCCGGCGCTTGTCGCGAGCTTCGATTCGACGACGAGCTTCTTATAGATGCGGCTGGTCGTGCCCGAGCCAGCGATCTTCATCAGCAGATCGAGAGCTTCGGCTTCGCCGGGCTTCGCCGTAACGTAGCTCGGCGTAAGGTAGTAGCGCTGCATCGAATAATTGCCGGCACGCGGGTCTTTCAGCTCCAGGCGGCGGGCTGCGATCGGCGGCGGCTCGCTCGGGCGATGGCGGACGGTGGTAACGTCGGGGTTGGTCGGTATTTTGCCGTAAGTCTGCTCGGCGAGCGTCTTGACCTCGTCGGGCGTGACGTCGCCCGATACGATCAGGATGGCGTTATTCGGCGCATAGTAGTGCTTATAGAACGTCAGAGCATCCTGACGCGAAAGCTGCTGCATTTCGTGATACCAGCCGATGACCGGCGTACCGTAGGGATCATTCAGATACAGCGCCGCGTTCATCTGCTCGTCGAGCAGCGCGGAGGGATTGTTGTCGATGCGCGAGCGGCGCTCTTCCAGGATGACGTTCCGCTCCGTCAGCACCTCTTTTTCGTCGAGACGGAGGTTGACCATGCGGTCGGCTTCCATCTCCATCATCTTGCCGAGACGATCCTTGGCGACGTGCTGGAAGTAGGCCGTCGTGTCATGGCCGGTGAAGGCGTTGTCCTGGCCGCCGAGTCGGCTCACGATTTTCGAAAACTCGCCGACCGGGATCTTGTCGGTCGACTTGAACATCAGATGCTCGAGAAAATGCGCGATACCCGACTTGCCGCGCACCTCATCGGCAGAGCCCACACGATACCAGACCATGTGCGTCACGACCGGCGAGCGATGGTCGGGAATGACGACGACATCCATGCCATTGGCGAGCTTGAACCCGGTCGCACGGGTGGCGGTGTCGACGGCGAAGGCTTCAGGTGTCAATGCGAGCATGGAAAGCGCCAGAATGGTTAAGAAGCGGAACCGGGTGAACGTCACAAGACGCATATCGTGGGTCCTTCGACGGTAAGCAACGTCAAGCGAGTTGCCTACCTTTTTCGGATGATAGCGAAGTCCCCACACATGGGGACAACTTTTTGCGAAGTGCCGTCCGGAAGATGAAACAACAGCGCGCAAAGCCGGGCCAATGAGCGCGATGGGCCGCATAAAAGTCAAATGACAAGGCGTTCATCTCGCGTGAGCAAGACGCGGATCAATCAAGGTTTTTCATTCAGACTGAGAAATTTCCGATAGCGGCGCGCCGACGCTATTGCGTCTGTGTGTCGTCGTCGCCCTCGTTCCCATTACCCGAGGCCATCCACTTCTGGACGCCCGTCAAGATCGACGGGTGGCACGAGCCCAGCGGACCCGATGCAGAGTCGGCGGTTGAGTCGCCTCTTGCTTTCGCGTCTTCGTAGTTGACCTTGCAGTAGGCGTCCTGCTGCCTTTGAAGCTCAGCCTTCGAAACGCCTTTCTTGGCGTCGACGTCCTGTACTGCCAGAGCAGGCTGATTGGGCTTGCCGCTTCCGGGCGGAGGCAGGGAATCCAGCCCCGGTGGCACCACAAGTGGCTGACGGGCGGCCAATTTCGGCTCTTTCGGCGCGGAGGTGTCGTTCAAGCCGACGACGTCGAAGATCTTGCCGTTCAGCTGTACGCCATCGTACCCGCAGCCCGAAACCGCAAGCACAGCCGCGCCGAAAGGCACAAGCAGCAATGCTTTTGCGTATGATTTCAAAGGCATACAGATCCCCGTACCCCAGCCGCCGCGACACCCTAATATGCGGCAGTATCCCGACATTTACGGCGCTAATGCGACTCGCCCCAGAATGACTCATACAACAGGACCAGAACGCCAGCAACGATTGCCATGTCGGCGACGTTGAAGACATACCAGTAATATCCATAGGCATGCAGCGAGAAGAAGTCCGCGACGCCGCCGAGACGCAGTCGGTCGATCGCGTTGCCGATGGCGCCTCCGATGATCAGTCCAAGGGCGATCGCCATCAGACGGCTGGCGCCCGAGCGATTGAGCCAAAGCCAGAGACAGAAGCTCGCAAACACGGCGAATGCCGTCAGGAGGTATTGGCCAAGCAGGCTTTCCTGATCGAACAGCGAATAGCTGATGCCGATGTTTTTCACGTAGGTGATGTCAAAGAACGGGAAGATCCGGACACGGCCTTTGCTTCCAATGTCGTAAACCGAGAGCATCCACCACTTGTGAAACTGGTCGACGGCGACTGTCGCGACGATGAACGCGAGGGCCAGCGGCGCCGTCCGGCCCCAGAGAAAACTTCGACGCTGCGATTGCGGAGCAGACTCGATGTTCATGATGCTGCTCCCGAATGATCGGCGCAATATTCCCCTCCCCTCGACGGTGAGGGGTTAGGGGTGGGGTGAAAGACTAAGCCGCTTCTCCAGAATGGCTCAGCCTGCGCAATGTCCGTCCGACGATTTCGGCAAAACACGCGATCACGCAGGGTGCGATCCCCCCGCCCCCGACCCCTCCCCGCGAGGGGGAGGGGGGAAAGTGGTGAGCGTCTCTGTCTAAGTTGCACATGATCGCATTTAGCTAGAACTCTCCCTTGGTAAGAGAGTGCTCTAGTGATGGCCCAGGAAAAATTGTCGGACGGCATGGACCCCACCACCGAATCCTTCCCGCGATGGAAGAGGAGGAAAGTTGGAGCGCAACCACCACCGCGCACATTCCCCTCCCCGCGAGAGAGAGGGGGAAGAAGCCAATTACCCTCTCCGCGAGCGGGGGCGTGGCATAACCAATTCCCCTCCCCTTGACGGGGAGGGGCTCGGGGTGGCGTGAGGACGGACGCCATTACGCCACTGCCTGTGCGTCGATTTCGCGAATGGCAGCGGCGTCGCGCGCGGAAAGATCGGGGTAAGCGGGATCCGAGCCCACATCTTTCGTGATGCGCCATGAGCGCGCGCATTTCTTGCCCTCCGCGCGTTTGACGACGACCGCGACGCCTTCCTCGTTCGGCAGCGTGAAAGCTCCGGCTGGGGCGGCTTTATCCGAGATCGCAATATCCGACGTGATGCAGACCTCGGCCATGTCGACGCCTTCTAGGCCCGACATCAGATCGGGATCGGTGACGTAGACCTCGGGAGCCGCTTCGAGAGACGAGCCGATCTTCTTGTTGGCGCGTTCGATCTCGAGCGCGCCGGTCACGACACTCCGGACTTCCTTCACGCGGTCCCACTTGGCGGCGAGATTGTCGTCGCGCCATTCGCGCGGGATTTTCGGAAATGGCAGCAGATGGATACTCTCGCTGTCGTTCGGGCGATATTGCAGCCAGGCTTCCTCCGCCGTGAACGACAGGATCGGCGCCAGCCATTTGAGCAACGCGTCGCAAAGCTTGTCGATGACGGTCAACGCCGCCTTGCGCTTCAAGCTCGAAGGCGACTCGCAGTAGAGCGCATCCTTGCGGATATCGAAGTAGAATGCGGAAAGCTCGGTATTCATGAATTGCGCGAGCAGGCCGACGATCTTGCGATAGTCATACGTCTCGTAGGCTTTCCGGATCTCGTGATCGAGTTCGGCGAGCCGGTGCAGCATCAGGCGTTCAAGCTCGAACGGCTTCATGTCCTTGAATGCAACCGCATCGCCGGGCTTGAAGTGCGCGAGCGCACCCAGCATCCAACGAAGCGTGTTCCTGAGCTTGCGGTAGGTCTCGGAAAACGTCTTCAGGATTTCTTGGCCGATGCGTAGGTCGTCGGAATAATCTGAAGCCGCTACCCAAAGACGCAGAATGTCGGCGCCGGACTTCGCGATCACGTCCTGCGGCGCCACGACGTTGCCCAAGGACTTCGACATCTTCTGCCCCTTCTCGTCGAGAACGAAGCCATGAGTCAGCACGACGTCGTAAGGGGCTTCGCCGCGCGTGCCGCAGGACTCGAGCAGCGAAGAATGGAACCAGCCGCGGTGCTGGTCGGAGCCTTCGAGATACATGACGCGATCCTGCCCGCCGTCGCGCTTGCGGCGCAAGCCTTTGAAGCCCGGGAACGCGGCCGGGTCTTCGAGCGTGAAGGCGTGGGTCGAACCTGAGTCAAACCAGACGTCGAGCACGTCCTTGACCTGCTCCCACTTGGCCAAGTCCTTGTCGGGCACGAGGCCTTTCAGGAAGCGTTCCTTCGCGCCTTTTTCGAACCAGACGTCGGCGCCTTTTTCGGCGAACGCTTTTTCAATGCGCGCGGCGAGTTCGTCCGACTTATCGAAGTCCGGGCCGGGGATGACCTGATCCGTTTCGACGTTGCGGAAAACGGTGATCGGTACGCCCCAGGCGCGCTGGCGCGACACGACCCAATCGGGCCGGTTCTCGATCATGCCGGTGATGCGGTTCTCCCCTGCAGCGGGCACCCACTCGACGCGCTTGATTTCGTCGAGCGCAATCTGGCGCAGGGTCGGAGAATTGTGTCCGAGCCCCCTCTCCCCGTGTGCGGGGAAAGGGCTGGGGTGAGGGGCGGCCATTTGCACCGATGCATATTTCTGCCCCTCACTCTGTCCCTCTCCCCGCGAGGACGGGGAGAGGGACAGAGAAAGAGCGCGGTCCATGCTGATGAACCACTGCGGCGTGTTGCGGAAGATGACAGGCTTCTTCGAGCGCCACGAGTGCGGGTACTGATGCTTCAGGCGTCCACGCGCGATGATGTGGCCCGCTTCCGCAAGCGCCTTGATGACCGCGTCGTTGGCGTCGCCTTTGTCGCCGCTCTCTTTGAGCACGCGCTTGCCTTCGAAGCCCGGCGCGGCCTTCGTCAGCACACCGTCGGCGTCGACAGTGAACGGGATTTCCGTATCGATTCCGCGGTCGCGAAGCTTTCTCTGGTTGGCGATCCAGATGTTGTAGTCGTCTGCGCCATGACCGGGGGCCGTGTGCACGAAGCCCGTTCCGGTGTCGTCGGTGACGTGGTCGCCGTCGAGCAGCGGCACATCGAATGTGTAGCCAAGATCGCGCAGCGGATGCTTGCAAACGAGATGGCGAAGCTCGAACGCGTTCACGCTCCAACGTTTTTCAAAGGCTTCGACCTTTGCGGCCTTCATCACGTCGGCGGCGAGCTTGTCGGCCAAAATGTAGCGATCGCCTTTCTTCGCCCAGTTGCCTTCGGGCGCAGCCGTGACCTCGTAGAGCCCATAGGCGATACGCGAAGAAAAGCTGATGGCGCGGTTGCCAGGGATCGTCCACGGCGTCGTCGTCCAGATGACGACGGAGGCGCCGACCAGATTTTCCGGCGTCAGCTCGGGATGAAGCTCTGGCGGAATGTCCTTTTCCGCAGGCTCCTCGTTGACCGGCAACGGCTTCACCGGAAACTTCACCCAGATCATGTCGGACTGGTGGTCCTGGTACTCGACCTCGGCTTCGGCAAGCGCCGTCTTCTCAACGACCGACCACATCACGGGCTTCGAGCCACGATAGAGCTGACCGGTCGCGGCAAACTTCATCAGCTCGCGCGCGATGATTGCCTCGGCGTTGTAGGCCATCGTCGAATAGGGATGCGCCCAGTCGCCGATGACGCCGAGACGCTTGAACTCCTCGCGCTGCACGTCGAGCCACTGTGCTGCGAACTTGCGGCATTCGTCGCGGAAGGCATTGATCGCCACGGGATCGAGGAAGTTCGGCTTCTCTTTTCCCTTGGCGCGATACTGCTCCTCGATCTTCCATTCGATCGGCAGGCCGTGGCAATCCCAGCCCGGCACGTAGTTCGAATCATGGCCAAGCATCTGCTGCGATTTGACGACGAGGTCCTTCAGGATCTTGTTCAGCGCGTGACCGATGTGGATGTTGCCGTTGGCATACGGCGGGCCGTCGTGCAGCGTGAATTTTACGCGACCTTTCGAGTCGGCGCGCAGCTTTTCGTAAAGACCGATCTCCGCCCAGCGCTTCAGGAGCTTTGGCTCAAGCTCCGGCAATCCGGCACGCATCGGAAAATCCGTCTGCGGCAGAAACAGGGTCTTGCTCCAGTCGCGGCCCGCCGCATCGGCGCCGGGCGCCCCCGCGGCGCTCGGTTTGGCGGCCTTTTGGTCTTTCGACATCAGGTGATCTTTCGTGCTCAAATCAGCGGGCGTTCTAGCAACTGCGCCGCGCCTTAGCAAAGCGGCATGGGGAGCCCGTTTCCAAGACGGCTCGGGCGGCGCTTACGAGTGCGGTCCCACGCCGACAAACGAGCGCAGGCGATGGCTGCGGGTTTTTTCATCTTTATTGCACAACCTTTTGTGCTAGAGGCGGGGCGAAACAACGGAGAACACCATGCAGATGACCGATTCCCGGCGCCGCCAGATCCAGGCCAGGCAGCGCAAGGCGAAGAACGCAGCCAAGCGTGCCGCGAAGGCCGCAAAGCGCGAGCGCAACCAAGCCTGACACAAAACGCAGGCGACTCCAGGGCGTCGTCAGTCGGACAATACCGCTTTCGCCTGCGCGATATCGGCCTCCATCTGTGCGACCAGCTCTTCGACCGAACGAAACCGCCGATCGCCGCGGATGAAGTCGACGAACTCAATTTCGATCTCGCGTCCGTAAATGTCGCCGTTGAAGTCAAACAGGAAGACCTCGAGCACCGGCTGGCCGTCGTCGAAGGTCGGGCGCGTGCCGAGGTAGGCCGCCGCATCGTGGGCGACGCCGTCGAGACGCGCCCGCACCGCATAG encodes the following:
- the lspA gene encoding signal peptidase II, which encodes MNIESAPQSQRRSFLWGRTAPLALAFIVATVAVDQFHKWWMLSVYDIGSKGRVRIFPFFDITYVKNIGISYSLFDQESLLGQYLLTAFAVFASFCLWLWLNRSGASRLMAIALGLIIGGAIGNAIDRLRLGGVADFFSLHAYGYYWYVFNVADMAIVAGVLVLLYESFWGESH
- a CDS encoding M16 family metallopeptidase, coding for MRLVTFTRFRFLTILALSMLALTPEAFAVDTATRATGFKLANGMDVVVIPDHRSPVVTHMVWYRVGSADEVRGKSGIAHFLEHLMFKSTDKIPVGEFSKIVSRLGGQDNAFTGHDTTAYFQHVAKDRLGKMMEMEADRMVNLRLDEKEVLTERNVILEERRSRIDNNPSALLDEQMNAALYLNDPYGTPVIGWYHEMQQLSRQDALTFYKHYYAPNNAILIVSGDVTPDEVKTLAEQTYGKIPTNPDVTTVRHRPSEPPPIAARRLELKDPRAGNYSMQRYYLTPSYVTAKPGEAEALDLLMKIAGSGTTSRIYKKLVVESKLATSAGGDYSGSSLDSGTISLYAVAADGVPLPKVEAAIDDVIADVVKNGVTEAELARAKRSYLADYIYESDNQATLARRYGWNLAIGRTVADVEGWPAAISKVTADDVKKVAGEYFNLKASVTGYLIPDQSGVAQAEDVPPPSANSELR
- a CDS encoding M16 family metallopeptidase produces the protein MQTLSRETATVVRAVARHNIAVALAMLTSFAFLSFSRPAAAMNIQQITSPGGIHAWLVEEHSVPLISLRYAFDGGNSQDPEGKAGVANFITAMMDEGAGNLTSEEYQERMEDISMRMRYDDTKDSLYGSFETLTANRDKAAELLKLSVQKPRFDDDAVERIRQQLIANIIYADKDPSKVAMREWYAQAFAGHPYARPSSGTVETVSKIKRDDLVAYHKRIFARDNLKVVAVGDISPAELGKLIDDVFGGLPAKADLFPVAKVQPLTGGSQCVVEMGVPQSVAVFGLGAMPRKDPDFMAAFVVNHILGGGGFSAKLMEEVREKRGLAYSVYTYIQPDRYTSILVGSVATKNASMGDSLNIIRNEMKKMAENGPTEADLNAAKSYLTGSYALRFDTNSKIASQLLGLMQEGFGPDYVENRNKMIDAVTLADAKRVAARLLKPDDLIVTVVGKPDGMKSEIPAAQSRVAAPTRG
- the ileS gene encoding isoleucine--tRNA ligase, with product MSKDQKAAKPSAAGAPGADAAGRDWSKTLFLPQTDFPMRAGLPELEPKLLKRWAEIGLYEKLRADSKGRVKFTLHDGPPYANGNIHIGHALNKILKDLVVKSQQMLGHDSNYVPGWDCHGLPIEWKIEEQYRAKGKEKPNFLDPVAINAFRDECRKFAAQWLDVQREEFKRLGVIGDWAHPYSTMAYNAEAIIARELMKFAATGQLYRGSKPVMWSVVEKTALAEAEVEYQDHQSDMIWVKFPVKPLPVNEEPAEKDIPPELHPELTPENLVGASVVIWTTTPWTIPGNRAISFSSRIAYGLYEVTAAPEGNWAKKGDRYILADKLAADVMKAAKVEAFEKRWSVNAFELRHLVCKHPLRDLGYTFDVPLLDGDHVTDDTGTGFVHTAPGHGADDYNIWIANQRKLRDRGIDTEIPFTVDADGVLTKAAPGFEGKRVLKESGDKGDANDAVIKALAEAGHIIARGRLKHQYPHSWRSKKPVIFRNTPQWFISMDRALSLSLSPSSRGEGQSEGQKYASVQMAAPHPSPFPAHGERGLGHNSPTLRQIALDEIKRVEWVPAAGENRITGMIENRPDWVVSRQRAWGVPITVFRNVETDQVIPGPDFDKSDELAARIEKAFAEKGADVWFEKGAKERFLKGLVPDKDLAKWEQVKDVLDVWFDSGSTHAFTLEDPAAFPGFKGLRRKRDGGQDRVMYLEGSDQHRGWFHSSLLESCGTRGEAPYDVVLTHGFVLDEKGQKMSKSLGNVVAPQDVIAKSGADILRLWVAASDYSDDLRIGQEILKTFSETYRKLRNTLRWMLGALAHFKPGDAVAFKDMKPFELERLMLHRLAELDHEIRKAYETYDYRKIVGLLAQFMNTELSAFYFDIRKDALYCESPSSLKRKAALTVIDKLCDALLKWLAPILSFTAEEAWLQYRPNDSESIHLLPFPKIPREWRDDNLAAKWDRVKEVRSVVTGALEIERANKKIGSSLEAAPEVYVTDPDLMSGLEGVDMAEVCITSDIAISDKAAPAGAFTLPNEEGVAVVVKRAEGKKCARSWRITKDVGSDPAYPDLSARDAAAIREIDAQAVA